A genomic region of Raphanus sativus cultivar WK10039 chromosome 6, ASM80110v3, whole genome shotgun sequence contains the following coding sequences:
- the LOC108805738 gene encoding uncharacterized protein LOC108805738: MARSGVDETSESGAFVRTASTFRSFVSQDPASLFPPESGRYHLYISYACPWACRCLSFLMLKGLDQAITFSSCHTIWGRTKETDDHRGWVFPDSDTELPGAGPDYLNGAKTVRDLYEIASPNYVGKYTVPILWDKKLKTVVNNESSEIIRMLNTEFNGVAKNPSLDLYPSHLREAIDETNEWVFNGINNGVYRCGFARKQEPYNEAVNQVFEAVERCETILEKQRYICGNTFTEADVRLFVTLIRFDEVYAVHFKCNKRLLREYPNIFNYIKDVYQINGMSSTVKMDHIKQHYYGSHPTLNPFGIIPHGPNIDYSSPHDRDRFSS; this comes from the exons ATGGCTAGGTCTGGGGTTGATGAGACATCAGAATCTGGAGCTTTTGTAAGAACAGCATCAACATTCCGTAGCTTTGTCTCACAAGATCCTGCTTCTCTGTTCCCACCCGAATCCGGAAGATACCATCTTTACATTTCCTACGCTTGTCCATGGGCTTGTAGATGTCTCTCTTTCTTGATGCTCAAAGGTCTTGACCAAGCTATCACCTTCTCG tcgTGTCACACAATTTGGGGAAGAACTAAAGAAACTGATGACCATAGAGGATGGGTTTTCCCTGATTCAGACACTGAGCTCCCTGGAGCTGGGCCTGATTATCTTAATGGTGCCAAGACTGTGAGAGACCTCTATGAGATTGCTAGTCCCAACTATGTGGGAAAGTACACTGTTcct ATTCTGTGGGATAAGAAGCTTAAGACTGTGGTTAACAATGAGAGCTCAGAGATAATCAGGATGCTCAACACTGAATTCAACGGCGTTGCGAAAAACCCGTCGCTGGACCTTTATCCTTCTCATCTTAGAGAAGCAATCGACGAGACTAATGAATGGGTTTTCAATGGAATAAACAATGGTGTTTATAGGTGTGGGTTTGCTAGGAAACAAGAACCTTACAATGAG GCAGTGAACCAAGTGTTTGAAGCAGTAGAGAGATGTGAGACAATACTCGAAAAACAACGATACATCTGTGGAAACACTTTTACCGAAGCAGATGTTCGGTTATTCGTCACCCTTATAAGATTTGATGAGGTTTACGCGGTTCACTTCAAATGTAATAAGAGACTCTTAAGAGAGTATCCGAATATCTTCAACTACATAAAAGATGTATACCAAATCAATGGAATGAGCAGCACTGTGAAAATGGATCACATCAAGCAACATTACTACGGAAGCCACCCTACGTTAAACCCGTTTGGGATCATCCCTCATGGACCAAACATCGATTACTCTTCGCCTCATGACCGCGACAGATTCTCCTCCTGA
- the LOC108811727 gene encoding regulatory protein NPR3, translating to MATLTEPSSSLSFTSSHFSNVSIGSNIHISSSSASNLEVVSLTKLSSNLEQLLSSPDSSDYTDAEIIVDGVPVGVHRCILAARNKFFKELFKKDKKSSKIERRPKYHLNEVLPSYGAVGHEAFVYFLSYIYTGRLKPFTLEVSTCVDSVCAHDSCTPAIGFVVELMYASSLFQVPELVSSFQRRLCNFVEKSLVENVIPILLVAFHCKLTQLLDQCIERVARSDLYMFCIEKEVPLEVAERIKQIRLKSPQQEEDDSPKVPDKTLERVGKILKALDSDDVELVKLLLTESDITLDEANGLHYSVVYSDPKVVAEILALGLGDVNHRNSRGYTVLHFAAMRKEPSIIISLLKKGANASAFASDGRSAVNICRRLTAPKEYHTKTAKEREASKARLCIDLLEREVRRNPMVAETPMCSSLSMPEDLQMRLLYLEKRVGLAQLFFPTEANVAMDIANVEGTSEFTGLLHPPSNGLTGNLSQVDLNETPHMQTKRLLTRMEALMKTVETGRRYFPYGSEVLDKYMEEYIDDDLHSEKGSPQERRLKRMRYRELKDDVQKAYSKDKESKIGRSCLSASSSPSLRDGLDNST from the exons ATGGCTACTTTAACTGAACCATCATCATCTTTAAGTTTCACGTCTTCTCATTTCTCTAACGTCTCAATTGGGTCTAACATCCATATCTCATCAAGCTCAGCTTCTAATCTCGAAGTTGTTAGTCTAACAAAACTCAGCTCCAATCTCGAGCAGCTTCTCAGTAGCCCAGACAGTAGTGATTACACAGACGCCGAGATCATTGTCGATGGTGTTCCCGTTGGTGTTCACAGATGCATTCTGGCTGCAAGGAACAAGTTTTTCAAGGAACTATTCAAGAAAGACAAGAAAAGTTCCAAGATTGAGAGGAGACCAAAGTACCATTTGAACGAAGTGTTGCCTTCTTACGGAGCTGTTGGGCATGAAGCCTTTGTTTACTTCCTGAGTTATATCTACACCGGGAGGTTAAAACCGTTTACTTTGGAGGTTTCCACTTGTGTTGACTCAGTCTGTGCTCATGACTCTTGCACACCTGCTATTGGTTTCGTCGTTGAGTTGATGtatgcttcttctcttttccaAGTGCCTGAGCTTGTTTCTTCTTTTCAG AGGCGGCTTTGTAACTTTGTGGAGAAGTCTCTAGTTGAGAATGTTATTCCTATTCTTTTGGTTGCATTCCATTGTAAGTTGACTCAGCTTCTTGATCAATGTATTGAGAGAGTGGCAAGGTCAGATCTCTACATGTTCTGTATTGAAAAGGAGGTTCCCTTAGAAGTAGCTGAGAGAATCAAACAGATTCGTCTCAAGTCCCCTCAACAAGAAGAGGATGACAGTCCCAAGGTTCCAGATAAAACGCTTGAGAGAGTTGGAAAAATCCTCAAGGCGTTGGACTCAGATGACGTTGAGCTTGTGAAGCTTCTTCTGACCGAGTCAGACATCACTCTAGATGAAGCCAACGGTCTGCATTACTCGGTTGTGTATAGTGATCCCAAAGTTGTTGCTGAGATTCTTGCTCTCGGTTTAGGTGATGTCAACCACAGAAACTCGCGTGGTTACACGGTTCTTCATTTCGCTGCCATGCGTAAAGAGCCTTCCATCATCATATCTCTTCTTAAGAAAGGCGCCAATGCGTCTGCTTTCGCGTCTGATGGACGCAGTGCGGTTAATATATGTAGGAGACTGACAGCTCCAAAGGAGTATCATACCAAGACGGCGAAAGAGAGGGAAGCTAGCAAAGCGAGGCTGTGCATAGATCTTTTGGAAAGAGAGGTTAGGAGAAACCCTATGGTTGCTGAGACGCCCATGTGCTCCTCCCTTTCTATGCCTGAAGATCTCCAAATGAGACTGTTATACTTAGAAAAGAGAG tgGGTCTTGCTCAGCTGTTCTTTCCAACAGAAGCTAATGTGGCTATGGACATTGCTAATGTAGAAGGTACAAGCGAGTTCACTGGTCTTCTTCACCCGCCTTCAAATGGGCTAACCGGAAACTTGAGTCAGGTTGATTTAAACGAAACTCCTCATATGCAAACCAAACGGCTCCTTACTCGTATGGAGGCTCTAATGAAAACAG TAGAGACTGGTAGAAGGTATTTTCCATATGGCTCAGAGGTTTTAGACAAGTACATGGAGGAGTACATAGACGATGACTTGCATAGTGAGAAAGGATCTCCGCAGGAGAGAAGATTGAAGAGAATGAGATATAGAGAGCTTAAGGATGATGTCCAAAAGGCATATAGCAAAGACAAAGAGTCTAAGATTGGGCGGTCTTGTCTTTCTGCTTCGTCATCTCCTTCTTTAAGAGATGGTCTGGACAACTCAACATGA
- the LOC108805745 gene encoding cyclin-T1-5 — protein MAGVLAGECSYGESGVSSHSRNSHEKQDEVSRWYFGRKEIEENSPSRLDGIDLKKETYLRKSYCTFLQDLGMRLKVPQVTIATAIIFCHRFFFRQSHAKNDRRTIATVCMFLAGKVEETPRPLNNVIFVSYEIINKKDPGASQKIKQKEVYEQQKELILNGEKIVLSTLGFDLNVLHPYKPLVEAIKKFKVAQNALAQVAWNFVNDGLRTSLCLQFQPHHIAAGAIFLAAKFLKVKLPSDGEKVWWQEFDVTPRQLEDVSNQMLELYEQNRVPASQGSEVESSVGGGSGSAHRPGSRNATSTDEHVGSRQASARSNSDSHGGSLKGGLDQNNGNGDVEVSVDHQVSKDNVREVPNNSRPLVEGSGKDNSERESGELPDGGAVHKSRNVETGVAPIGQSPKDLKLLRDKVKAKREKAKKLLGERTRKNDLMDEDDLIERELEDVELAVGDEKAKQKNVENSDLMGTEHVGVKNAEEEGEMVNDGSQMMHSRKRKMGSPPEKQSEGKRRHSSENGEESHKSNRGSSSSSSSHHGDREHRRHSQERYHS, from the exons ATGGCTGGAGTACTAGCTGGGGAATGCTCGTACGGTGAGAGTGGAGTTTCGTCTCACTCAAGAAATTCTCACGAAAAGCAAGACGAGGTTTCCCGCTGGTACTTTGGTAgaaaagaaattgaagaaaattCACCCTCGAGGTTGGATGGTATTGACTTGAAGAAGGAAACTTACCTCCGCAAATCTTACTGTACATTTCTCCAGGACTTGGGCATGAGATTGAAAGT TCCCCAGGTTACAATAGCTACAGCGATTATCTTCTGTCATCGATTCTTCTTTCGCCAATCACATGCAAAGAATGACAGAAGG ACAATTGCAACTGTTTGTATGTTCCTTGCTGGAAAAGTTGAGGAAACTCCACGGCCCTTGAATAACGTTATTTTTGTATCCTATGAGATAATAAACAAGAAGGATCCTGGTGCTTCACAGAAAATCAAGCAAAAG GAAGTATATGAGCAACAAAAAGAGCTTATATTAAACGGAGAAAAGATAGTACTTTCTACACTAGGCTTTGACCTCAACGTTCTTCATCCTTATAAACCCCTTGTAGAAGCAATAAAGAAGTTTAAGGTTGCCCAAAACGCTCTTGCCCAAGTTGCCTGGAATTTTGTTAACGATGG TCTGCGGACATCACTCTGCCTGCAGTTTCAGCCTCATCACATTGCGGCTGGTGCTATTTTTCTTGCGGCCAAGTTCCTTAAAGTGAAGTTACCATCAGATGGAGAGAAGGTTTGGTGGCAGGAATTTGATGTTACACCCCGACAATTGGAGG ATGTTAGCAACCAAATGCTTGAGCTTTATGAGCAGAACCGTGTACCTGCTTCTCAAGGAAGCGAAGTAGAAAGTAGTGTAGGTGGAGGGTCAGGGTCAGCTCATCGTCCAGGCTCTAGAAATGCAACGTCCACAGATGAGCATGTTGGTTCTAGGCAAGCATCAGCACGTTCAAACTCTGATAGTCACGGGGGTTCATTGAAAGGCGGTTTGGATCAGAACAATGGCAATGGGGATGTTGAGGTCAGTGTTGATCATCAAGTTAGTAAGGACAATGTTAGAGAAGTCCCCAATAACTCTAGACCTTTAGTTGAGGGATCTGGGAAGGACAATTCAGAAAGAGAGAGTGGAGAGCTTCCAGATGGTGGCGCTGTTCATAAATCTAGAAACGTTGAGACAGGTGTTGCCCCAATAGGCCAATCGCCAAAAGACTTGAAGTTGCTCCGGGATAAGGTGAAGGCCAAGAGAGAGAAGGCTAAGAAGTTGCTAGGTGAAAGAACGAGGAAAAATGATTTGATGGATGAGGATGATCTGATCGAAAGAGAATTGGAAGACGTTGAACTAGCTGTTGGAGATGAAAAGGCCAAGCAAAAGAATGTAGAGAACTCTGATCTCATGGGTACAGAACATGTGGGAGTGAAAAatgcagaagaagaaggtgaaatGGTAAACGATGGGTCTCAGATGATGCATAGCAGAAAGAGAAAGATGGGTAGCCCTCCTGAGAAGCAATCCGAAGGAAAGAGACGCCACAGTAGTGAGAACGGTGAAGAAAGCCACAAGTCGAACAGAGGTAgcagtagtagtagtagtagtcaTCATGGTGATAGAGAGCACAGAAGGCACTCACAAGAGAGATACCATTCATGA
- the LOC108805737 gene encoding cytochrome c6, chloroplastic, translating to MRLHSSSASARSCNLFCSSHKANARESSKWKFQVPIKHKDSEFLIKRFAPPLTAVLLVVSPFCNPPESIGQTLDIQRGATLFNRACIGCHDTGGNIIQPGATLFRSDLQRNGVDTEEEIYRVTYYGKGRMPGFGEKCTPRGQCTFGPRLQDDEIKLLSEFVKLQADQGWPNVATTD from the exons atgaggCTTCACTCTTCTTCTGCCTCTGCTCGCAGCTGCAACTTATTTTGTTCCTCCCACAAG GCCAACGCAAGAGAAAGCAGCAAATGGAAGTTTCAAGTTCCTATAAAACATAAAGATTCAGAGTTTCTGATCAAGAGGTTTGCTCCTCCGCTCACGGCGGTTCTTCTCGTTGTTTCACCATTCTGTAATCCTCCAG AATCTATTGGCCAAACTTTGGATATACAAAGAGGAGCAACACTGTTTAATAGAGCTTGTATTGGCTGTCATGATACAGGTGGAAACATTATTCAACCA GGCGCAACGCTTTTCCGAAGTGACCTCCAGAG AAATGGAGTTGATACTGAGGAAGAAATATACCGTGTTACCTACTACGGAAAGGGAAGAATGCCG GGATTTGGGGAGAAATGCACGCCCAGAGGACAGTGTACCTTTGGACCGCGGTTGCAGGACGATGAAATCAAGCTTCTGTCTGAGTTTGTAAAGCTCCAGGCTGACCAAGGTTGGCCAAACGTAGCTACTACCGATTAG
- the LOC108839220 gene encoding LRR receptor-like serine/threonine-protein kinase EFR has protein sequence MGLSVHQLLLFLIFYVSTFSIVGAASLSLNTDREALLSFRSQIIHTPQSLSFTWDQNTSPCNWTGVTCNTRNRRVASINLSGRGLTGSISPSIGNLSFLRSLQLQNNQLGGLVPKEITNLFRLRVLNLSSNSLEGSLPSNLSKLTELRVLDLTSNMITGLVPNQLGDLKNLTILNLGKNLLHGPIPPSLSNISSLTILSLGTNSLSGPVPNELGRLQSLQVLDLTINNLSGTIPPSIYNMSSLESLVIASNNFWGQFPSNIGYTLPKLLVFNVCFNKFSGEIPSSLYNLTNIKVIRAAHNLLEGTIPSGLGNLPFLEMYNIGFNKLVWGRDQDLDSFIKSLSNSSQLHFLAFDGNLLEGVIPVSIGSLSKNLSKLFMGGNRFTGNIPESIGDLTGLTLFNISDNSITGETPQEIGKLKGLQVLELARNQLTGRIPDSFGDLGALNEINLSHNKLEGRIPPSFGNFKNMLSMDLSSNMLNGSIPNGVLNLPSLSAVLNLSSNLFSGLIPQDISGLESLVSLDLSSNNFSGHIPSSIKDCQSLEKLNMARNNLNGPIPDALAEVKGLEFLDLSSNQLSGVIPPKLQDLQAMEFLNISFNNLEGWVPSGGVFKDRSKAYMEGNPKLCIHAPCRRKTRTHKKVLKASIITCVVGLIAICVISFLIWKRKEKKSATSTSSSNSLRKDRKEPFMNVSYDELKRATDNFNPRNLLGVGSFGSVFKGVIRGVDVAVKVIDLKANGYYKGFIAECEALRNVRHRNLVKLVTSCSSIDFKNNEFLALVYEFLSNGSLEEWIKGKNRKPDGSVGLSLEERVNVAIDIASALDYLHNDCEVPVVHCDLKPSNILLTEDMVAKVGDFGLARVLFDASDDRHHASISSTHVLKGSIGYIPPEYGLGEKPSQAGDVYSFGVMLLELMSGKSPMDESFEGDQNLISWISYNFQSNAIMEVIDPKLMGLIDVSGAQLHAKLDCLKKTIEVGLACTAHAAGERMNMRNVLRLLKEAKDMLIKGI, from the exons ATGGGTTTGAGtgttcatcagcttcttctttttctaattttttacgTTTCAACATTTTCCATTGTTGGCGCAGCTTCTTTGTCATTAAATACGGATAGAGAAGCTCTTCTCTCGTTCAGATCCCAAATTATCCACACCCCACAATCACTTTCTTTCACTTGGGACCAAAACACATCTCCTTGTAACTGGACTGGCGTGACTTGCAACACACGAAACAGAAGAGTGGCTTCCATCAACCTCTCTGGTCGTGGTCTCACCGGTTCCATAAGCCCAAGTATTGGTAACCTCTCTTTTCTCAGATCTCTTCAACTTCAAAATAACCAACTTGGAGGTCTAGTTCCAAAAGAAATCACAAATCTTTTTCGTCTAAGGGTTCTTAATTTAAGCTCTAACAGCTTAGAAGGATCCTTACCTTCCAACCTAAGCAAGTTAACAGAGCTACGAGTCCTTGATCTAACCTCAAACATGATCACGGGTCTCGTTCCAAACCAACTTGGTGATCTGAAGAACCTAACTATTTTAAACTTGGGAAAAAATCTGTTGCATGGACCCATTCCACCATCTCTTTCAAACATTTCATCTCTCACCATTTTAAGCCTAGGCACAAACTCTCTTAGTGGTCCAGTTCCTAACGAATTGGGTCGTCTTCAAAGCCTACAAGTCCTTGATCTCACCATAAACAACCTCTCTGGCACAATTCCTCCTTCTATTTACAACATGTCGTCTCTAGAATCGTTGGTTATTGCTTCAAACAACTTTTGGGGTCAGTTTCCTAGCAACATAGGATACACACTTCCAAAACTCTTGGTTTTCAACGTGTGTTTCAACAAGTTCAGCGGAGAGATTCCATCTTCTTTGTACAACCTCACAAATATTAAGGTTATCCGCGCTGCACACAACCTCTTAGAAGGGACCATACCGTCAGGATTAGGCAATCTCCCATTCCTAGAAATGTACAACATTGGATTCAATAAGTTAGTTTGGGGTAGAGATCAAGATCTTGATAGTTTCATCAAGTCTCTGAGTAATAGCTCCCAACTTCACTTCCTTGCATTTGATGGAAACCTTTTGGAGGGTGTTATTCCGGTGTCTATTGGCAGTCTTTCCAAGAATCTCTCCAAACTTTTCATGGGAGGAAACCGCTTCACGGGTAATATTCCTGAGTCCATCGGAGATCTGACAGGACTGACTCTGTTCAACATCAGTGACAACTCAATCACTGGTGAAACCCCTCAAGAAATTGGGAAACTGAAAGGTTTGCAAGTGTTGGAACTCGCGAGAAACCAGCTTACTGGAaggataccagattcttttggTGATCTTGGCGCGTTAAATGAGATCAATCTGTCGCACAACAAACTAGAAGGTAGGATCCCACCATCATTTGGAAACTTCAAGAATATGTTGTCCATGGATCTATCCAGCAATATGCTAAATGGAAGCATACCAAATGGAGTTCTTAACCTACCTAGCTTGAGTGCCGTCTTGAATCTATCTAGCAACCTATTTTCTGGTCTAATCCCTCAAGATATAAGTGGCCTCGAAAGCCTTGTGAGTTTAGACCTCTCTAGTAACAACTTCTCAGGCCACATTCCTTCATCTATCAAAGATTGTCAAAGCTTGGAGAAGCTAAACATGGCTAGGAATAATCTAAACGGACCGATCCCGGATGCATTAGCAGAAGTAAAAGGTCTAgagtttcttgatctctcttcAAACCAGCTCTCCGGTGTTATTCCTCCAAAACTTCAAGATTTACAAGCAATGGAGTTCTTGAATATTTCATTCAACAATCTTGAAGGATGGGTCCCAAGCGGTGGGGTTTTCAAAGATCGTTCTAAAGCTTATATGGAGGGGAATCCAAAGCTATGCATTCACGCCCCTTGTCGAAGAAAAACTCGGACGCACAAAAAGGTTTTGAAAGCGAGCATTATTACATGTGTGGTAGGTCTGATTGCAATATGTGTAATAAGTTTCTTGATTTGGAAAAGAAAGGAGAAAAAGTCTGCCACATCTACCTCATCATCAAATTCACTCCGCAAGGACCGCAAGGAACCGTTTATGAATGTCTCATATGATGAGCTCAAGAGAGCTACTGATAATTTCAACCCTAGAAATCTTCTTGGTGTTGGAAGCTTTGGGTCTGTATTCAAAGGGGTGATACGAGGGGTTGATGTTGCGGTGAAAGTCATCGATCTCAAAGCAAACGGATACTACAAAGGCTTTATAGCAGAGTGTGAGGCTTTAAGGAATGTAAGGCACAGGAATCTTGTGAAACTAGTAACTTCTTGTTCAAGCATAGACTTCAAAAACAACGAGTTTCTGGCTTTGGTGTATGAGTTCTTAAGCAATGGAAGCTTAGAAGAATGGATCAAAGGTAAAAATAGAAAACCTGATGGGAGTGTTGGGTTAAGTCTTGAAGAAAGAGTGAACGTAGCCATTGACATTGCCTCTGCATTGGATTATTTGCACAATGATTGTGAAGTTCCTGTGGTTCATTGTGATCTGAAACCTAGCAATATTCTTCTAACCGAAGACATGGTTGCAAAGGTCGGCGATTTTGGGTTGGCTCGTGTGTTGTTTGACGCATCCGATGATCGTCATCACGCTTCTATAAGCTCCACGCATGTCTTGAAAGGCTCCATTGGTTATATTCCTCCTG AGTATGGGCTTGGAGAAAAGCCATCACAAGCAGGAGATGTGTATAGCTTTGGAGTGATGTTGTTAGAGCTTATGAGTGGGAAAAGCCCAATGGACGAGAGCTTCGAAGGAGATCAAAATCTGATATCATGGATAAGTTATAACTTTCAAAGCAATGCAATTATGGAAGTGATCGATCCCAAACTTATGGGACTCATCGATGTCTCTGGTGCACAACTTCATGCAAAACTTGATTGCCTTAAGAAAACTATTGAGGTTGGCTTAGCTTGTACTGCGCATGCAGCTGGCGAGCGGATGAACATGAGAAACGTGCTACGTTTATTGAAAGAGGCCAAGGACATGCTTATCAAGGGAATATAA